The Candidatus Methylacidiphilales bacterium genome window below encodes:
- a CDS encoding PTS sugar transporter subunit IIA, which translates to MAKTISEILKPFMISLDIKATLQEEAVREVALMLKDQASVTDFEGFYNDLLTRERQESTCFGHEVAFPHARTDNVKDMVISVGRSRHGVPFVKAHECVKLIFVIGTPKRMVTEYLATVGALARLLKEDAVRQKLISAKSQDEFFFHLTESQGKL; encoded by the coding sequence ATGGCCAAAACTATCTCCGAGATCTTGAAGCCGTTTATGATATCGCTCGATATCAAGGCGACTTTGCAGGAGGAGGCCGTGCGTGAAGTGGCGTTGATGCTTAAGGACCAGGCCAGTGTGACGGATTTTGAGGGTTTTTATAACGATTTGCTTACACGGGAGAGGCAGGAATCCACCTGTTTTGGCCATGAAGTTGCCTTCCCGCACGCCCGCACTGACAACGTCAAGGATATGGTCATTTCGGTGGGGCGCAGCCGGCATGGGGTTCCGTTTGTCAAGGCGCACGAATGTGTGAAGTTGATTTTCGTCATTGGAACGCCCAAACGCATGGTTACGGAATATCTGGCCACGGTCGGGGCGTTGGCGCGCTTGCTCAAGGAAGATGCGGTCCGGCAAAAACTCATCAGCGCCAAAAGTCAGGACGAGTTTTTCTTTCATCTGACGGAATCCCAAGGCAAATTATAA
- a CDS encoding NAD(+)/NADH kinase yields the protein MRKKIARVTIWANENKPPAREVAGLVESILKKHRVACDRVGNAYEDPDTIGAIGDLRRQKSDLILVIGGDGTLLHAARRIQGSKTPLLGINAGTLGFLTSLPREGVVEALPRILRGEYYVTERIALSVRVVRDDKTFYTGWALNEGVITRGGHSHMVRLDVRINGEYLTTYLCDGLIIATPTGSTAYSLSAGGPIITPNAEAFLLNPLCAHALTNRPLVVDAGSPIFIEIPNDSPVLDLETDGLNCLRLHPKDRVEFSKAKGATRLAWLPETNFYTVLRQKLRWSGTSI from the coding sequence ATGCGCAAAAAAATCGCTCGTGTAACGATTTGGGCCAATGAGAACAAGCCGCCCGCCCGGGAAGTGGCGGGGCTTGTGGAATCCATCCTCAAGAAGCACCGCGTGGCGTGTGACCGGGTTGGCAATGCGTACGAAGATCCCGACACCATCGGCGCCATTGGTGATTTGCGCCGCCAAAAATCCGACTTGATCCTTGTGATTGGCGGGGATGGCACGTTGCTGCACGCGGCCCGCCGGATTCAGGGATCCAAGACGCCGTTGTTGGGCATCAATGCCGGCACGCTGGGTTTTTTGACCTCGCTCCCGAGAGAGGGGGTGGTGGAAGCCCTGCCCAGGATTTTGCGCGGAGAATATTATGTGACCGAGAGGATTGCGTTATCCGTCCGGGTGGTGCGTGATGATAAAACGTTCTACACAGGTTGGGCGTTGAACGAGGGTGTGATTACGCGGGGAGGACATTCCCACATGGTGCGCCTTGATGTCCGGATAAACGGCGAATATTTAACGACCTATTTGTGCGACGGCCTGATTATCGCAACGCCGACCGGTTCCACGGCTTATTCGCTCTCCGCCGGAGGCCCCATCATCACTCCGAATGCGGAGGCGTTTCTGTTGAATCCCCTGTGTGCTCATGCCTTGACCAACCGGCCCCTGGTCGTGGATGCCGGCAGCCCGATATTCATTGAAATTCCAAATGACAGCCCCGTGCTCGATTTGGAAACCGACGGATTGAATTGTTTAAGACTCCATCCCAAGGATCGGGTTGAGTTTTCAAAGGCAAAGGGCGCCACCCGGCTGGCCTGGCTGCCTGAAACCAATTTTTATACGGTGCTCAGGCAAAAATTAAGATGGAGCGGGACCAGCATTTAA
- a CDS encoding ACT domain-containing protein, whose translation MHIVTQLALFVANKPGTLASVCKVLAQSNINIYAISTSDTIDHSVVRLVVDDPKKAMKVFENHGTLVVETDVLMIDGNNKPGSLQIIAEKLSAARINIEYAYLATSPDAKRGLLILRPSNTAKALKVLNTRGK comes from the coding sequence ATGCATATCGTCACCCAACTGGCCTTGTTTGTCGCAAACAAACCCGGCACGCTCGCGTCCGTCTGCAAGGTACTGGCCCAGTCGAACATCAATATTTACGCCATCAGCACCTCGGACACCATCGACCATTCCGTGGTCCGCCTGGTTGTGGACGATCCCAAGAAAGCCATGAAAGTCTTTGAAAACCACGGCACCCTCGTGGTCGAAACCGATGTGCTGATGATTGACGGGAACAACAAACCGGGTTCCCTGCAAATCATCGCGGAAAAATTGAGCGCTGCGCGCATCAACATCGAATACGCCTACCTTGCCACAAGCCCCGACGCCAAACGCGGCCTCCTTATTTTGCGGCCTTCCAATACGGCCAAAGCCCTGAAAGTCCTGAATACCCGGGGCAAATAA
- a CDS encoding septal ring lytic transglycosylase RlpA family protein, with protein MNKAGIYRPLQHPAFLLFLLLLALALAVSRNSRGPFTMTASWYGPTFQGKITASGEPFDMYAMTAAHKSLPLGTVLKVTWPKTGKSAVVTINDRGPYVWGRDLDLSYAAAEQLGCVQEGVVRVKAEWIRHDSRYDRHLRTEPNPASGATLQAP; from the coding sequence ATGAACAAGGCCGGAATTTACAGGCCCTTGCAGCACCCGGCCTTCCTTCTCTTCCTGCTGCTGCTCGCACTCGCCCTCGCGGTGAGCCGGAATTCGCGCGGCCCATTCACCATGACCGCGTCCTGGTACGGCCCCACGTTCCAGGGAAAAATCACCGCATCCGGGGAGCCTTTTGACATGTATGCCATGACCGCCGCGCACAAATCCCTGCCCCTCGGAACCGTGTTAAAAGTCACCTGGCCCAAAACCGGAAAAAGCGCTGTGGTGACGATCAACGACCGTGGGCCGTATGTTTGGGGACGTGACCTCGATTTGTCCTATGCTGCGGCCGAGCAATTGGGGTGTGTGCAGGAAGGTGTTGTCAGGGTGAAAGCCGAGTGGATCAGGCATGACAGCCGCTATGACCGGCATCTTCGCACGGAACCAAACCCGGCCTCAGGAGCCACATTGCAAGCTCCTTAG